One Delphinus delphis chromosome 3, mDelDel1.2, whole genome shotgun sequence genomic region harbors:
- the DNASE2 gene encoding deoxyribonuclease-2-alpha yields the protein MDALSLLLSAALLWVPVGTLTCYGDSGQPVDWFVVYKLPAHTGPGDAAQRGLRYKYLDEDSGGWRDGAGLISSSTGAVGRSLLPLYRNTTSQLAFLLYNDQPPRSSGSQDSSSRGHTKGVLLLDQEGGFWLIHSVPNFPPPASSAAYSWPPSARNYGQTLICVSFPLTQFLDISRQLTYTYPLVYDHRLEGDFAQKFPHLEEVVKGHHVRQGPWNSSVTLTSNKGHVFQSFAKFGNFGDDLYSGWLVEALGSDLQVQFWQRSSGILPSNCSGVQHVLDVTQTAFPGLAGPAFNATEDHSKWCVAPERPWACVGDMNRNKREEHRGGGTLCAQLPALWKAFQPLVKAWEPCGK from the exons ATGGACGCCCTGAGTTTGCTGCTGTCGGCCGCGCTGCTCTGGGTCCCTGTAGGGACCCTGACCTGCTACGGGGACTCGGGGCAGCCTGTGGACTG GTTCGTCGTCTACAAGCTGCCGGCCCACACAGGGCCCGGAGATGCGGCGCAGAGGGGGCTGCGGTACAAGTACTTAGACGAAGACTCAGGGGGCTGGCGCGACGGTGCGGGGCTCATCAGCAGCTCCACGGGGGCCGTGGGCCGCAGCCTGCTGCCGCTGTACCGAAACACCACCAGCCAG CTCGCCTTTCTACTCTACAATGACCAACCGCCTCGATCCAGCGGGTCTCAGGACTCTTCCAGCCGTGGGCACACGAAGG GTGTGCTGCTCCTGGACCAAGAAGGGGGCTTCTGGTTGATCCACAGCGTTCCGAACTTCCCTCCACCTGCCTCCTCTGCTGCGTACAGCTGGCCTCCTAGTGCCCGGAACTATGGGCAGACCCTGATCTGTGTATCTTTTCCTCTCACCCAGTTCCTGGATATCA GCAGACAGCTGACCTACACCTATCCCCTCGTGTATGACCATAGGCTGGAAGGGGACTTCGCCCAGAAATTCCCCCACCTGGAGGAGGTAGTCAAGGGCCATCATGTTCGCCAGGGACCATGGAACAGCAGTGTAACACTCACATCAAACAAAGGACACGTGTTCCAGAGCTTTGCCAAATTTGGAAACTTTGGAGATG ACCTGTACTCTGGCTGGTTGGTGGAAGCCCTTGGCAGTGACCTACAGGTCCAGTTCTGGCAAAGATCTTCTGGCATCCTGCCCTCCAACTGCTCTGGGGTCCAGCACGTACTGGATGTGACCCAGACAGCCTTCCCTGGGCTAGCTGGGCCAGCCTTCAATGCCACAGAAGACCATTCCAAGTGGTGTGTAGCCCCAGAAAGGCCCTGGGCCTGTGTGGGTGACATGAATCGGAACAAAAGAGAGGAGCACCGGGGTGGGGGCACACTGTGTGCCCAGCTGCCCGCCCTCTGGAAGGCCTTCCAGCCTCTGGTGAAGGCATGGGAGCCCTGTGGAAAGTAG